A single genomic interval of Gossypium raimondii isolate GPD5lz chromosome 11, ASM2569854v1, whole genome shotgun sequence harbors:
- the LOC105801264 gene encoding uncharacterized protein LOC105801264, translated as MIDAASGGALVNMAPQRAQDRLESQGKLSSQTEPNPRHNVSVITLRSEKVLEPVPSTSRAHDASQDEKNLDTEALVELAPQKSFAVPHPFPGKLVQYKKEREEKEILDTFRKVEIKIPLLEVIKQISQYARFLKELCTSKRKLLANENVSVGENVSAVLQRKIPPKCKDQCMFSISFKIGSVGIKKTMCDLGASIKVMPLSIYKLLDVGPLKETCVIIQLADRSVVHSEGVLEDVLVKVNELIFPTDFYIINIEDDNSANSSDILLGRPFLSTARTKIDVWSGTLTMEFDGDVIRFNVYEDIPTISYKSCIAGM; from the exons atgatagaTGCTGCAAGTGGAGGGGCACTTGTTAACATGGCTCCTCAAAGAGCACAAGA CCGTTTGGAGTCCCAAGGTAAGTTGTCATCCCAAACTGAGCCTAATCCTCGACACAATGTAAGTGTTATAACATTGAGGAGTGAGAAGGTTTTGGAACCTGTACCTAGCACAAGTCGTGCCCACGATGCTAGTCAAGATGAAAAGAACCTTGACACAGAGGCTCTAGTGGAGTTAGCACCACAAAAATCATTTGCAGTACCACATCCGTTTCCTGGAAAACTTGTCCAATACAAGAAGGAGCGAGAAGAGAAGGAAATCCTCGACACCTTTCGAAAAGTAGAAATAAAGATACCTCTTCTTGAAGTGATTAAGCAGATTTCACAGTATGCAAGattcttaaaagaattatgCACGAGTAAGAGGAAGCTATTGGCCAATGAAAATGTGAGTGTCGGAGAAAATGTCTCTGCCGTTCTACAAAGGAAAATACCACCCAAATGTAAAGACCAATGTATGTTTTCCATATCTTTCAAAATAGGTAGTGTCGGTATTAAAAAAACCATGTGTGACTTAGGCGCATCAATTAAAGTTATGCCTTTATCAATTTATAAACTACTTGATGTGGGTCCTTTGAAGGAAACATGTGTAATTATTCAGCTTGCAGATAGATCTGTAGTGCATTCGGAAGGAGTGCTGGAGGACGTTCTTGTTAAGGTAAACGAACTAATATTTCCTACAGACTTTTACATTATCAATATAGAGGATGACAACTCGGCCAATTCGTCTGACATACTTCTTGGGAGACCATTCTTGAGTACTGCGCGAACAAAAATTGATGTTTGGAGTGGAACACTCACCATGGAATTTGACGGTGACGTGATTAGGTTTAATGTTTATGAGGATATCCCAACGATAAGTTACAAATCGTGCATTGCAGGAATGTAG
- the LOC105761037 gene encoding acyl-CoA-binding domain-containing protein 4, producing the protein MATMARTNTGLAYPDRFYAAASYAGFGGSPNSANKDVASKFSNEVALILYALYQQATVGPCNVPKPSPWSPVEQGKWKSWQQLGNMVSAEAMRLFVKILEEEDPGWYSRTSNSVESVRDVQMNHNSNGEPIIENGNSFAETKTISAENGSLMEAQDKDIVLEGLGPVVVYDQWVSPPIKGQRPKARYEHGAAVVQDKMYIYGGNHNGRYLSDLNVLDLRSWTWSKVEASFESKSEESPSPVNIAPCAGHSMIPWENKLLSIAGHTKDPSETIQIKAFDLQTGTWSILKTYGKAPVSRGGQSVTLVGSTLVIFGGQDAKRTLLNDLHILDLETMTWDDFDAVGVPPSPRSDHAAAVHAERYLLIFGGGSHATCFNDLHVLDLQAMEWSRPTQQGEIPSPRAGHTGVTVGENWFIVGGGDNKSGASETVVLNMSTLVWSVVTSVEGRVPLASEGLSLVVGSISGEDILVSFGGYNGRYNNEVNVLKPSHKSTLQSKIMEAPVPDSVSAVQNATNPTRDLESDFEVGQEGKIREIVMDNTDSEHMKSKGEETSELIIATLKAEKEELESSLNKEKLQSLQLKEELTQAETRNTDLYKELQSIRGQLAAEQSRCFKLEVDVAELRQKLQTMETLQKELELLQRQKAASEQASLNAKQRQGSGGVWGWLAGSPPQNADDA; encoded by the exons ATGGCGACGATGGCGAGGACAAACACTGGCCTCGCCTACCCCGACCGCTTTTACGCCGCCGCTTCTTACGCTGGATTCGGCGGATCTCCCAATTCTGCCAACAAAGACGTCGCCTCCAAGTTCTCCAACGAAGTTGCTTTGATCCTCTATGCCTTATACCAGCAG GCTACTGTAGGTCCTTGTAATGTTCCGAAACCGAGTCCATGGAGTCCTGTAGAGCAAGGGAAATGGAAAAG CTGGCAGCAGCTTGGAAACATGGTTTCTGCAGAAGCTATGCGTCTTTTTGTGAAAATATTGGAG GAAGAAGATCCAGGATGGTATTCAAGGACATCTAACTCTGTTGAGTCTGTTAGGGATGTGCAAATGAAT CATAATTCGAATGGTGAGCCTATTATTGAGAATGGGAATTCTTTTGCTGAGACAAAGACCATTTCTGCTGAAAATGGAAGCCTGATGGAAGCTCAGGACAAAGATATCGTATTAGAAGGTCTCGGTCCGGTTGTTGTGTATGATCAATGGGTTTCGCCTCCAATAAAGGGTCAACGCCCTAAAGCCCGATATGAG CATGGAGCCGCAGTTGTTCAAGACAAGATGTATATATATGGTGGAAACCACAATGGTCGTTACCTAAGTGACCTTAAT GTTCTAGATTTGAGAAGTTGGACTTGGTCAAAAGTTGAAGCTAGTTTTGAATCTAAGTCAGAGGAATCACCGTCTCCAGTAAATATAGCCCCATGTGCTGGTCATTCAATG ATCCCTTGGGAGAACAAGCTTCTGTCAATTGCTGGCCACACAAAGGATCCTTCTGAAACCATCCAGA TTAAGGCATTTGATCTGCAAACTGGTACTTGGTCAATATTGAAGACTTATGGCAAAGCACCG GTCTCTCGTGGAGGTCAATCTGTGACCCTTGTTGGATCAACCTTAGTTATATTTGGTGGACAGGATGCAAAGCGAACACTTTTGAATGATCTACATATACTTGACCTAGAAACCATGACCTGGGATGATTTTGATGCTGT GGGGGTACCTCCATCACCTCGATCTGATCATGCTGCTGCGGTACATGCAGAGCGGTACCTTCTTATTTTTGGTGGGGGTTCGCATGCAACATGCTTCAATGATTTGCATGTCCTAGATTTGCAAGCT ATGGAATGGTCAAGGCCCACACAACAAGGTGAGATACCATCTCCCAGGGCTGGTCATACAGGTGTGACTGTTGGGGAGAACTGGTTTATTGTCGGCGGTGGAGACAATAAAAGCG GTGCATCAGAAACTGTTGTCCTTAACATGTCAACTCTTGTTTGGTCAGTTGTCACATCAGTTGAAGGACGTGTTCCTCTTGCTAGTGag GGCTTAAGTCTGGTTGTGGGCTCCATTTCTGGTGAAGATATACTTGTATCTTTTGGAGGGTATAATGGGCGTTACAACAATGAG GTTAATGTTCTCAAGCCAAGTCACAAGTCGACTTTGCAATCAAAGATAATGGAAGCCCCTGTTCCTGATAGTGTTTCTGCTGTGCAAAATGCTACAAATCCTACCAGAGATTTGGAATCTGACTTTGAAGTTGGTCAAGAAGGAAAAATACGAGAAATTGTTATGGATAACACCGACTCAGAGCACATG AAATCCAAAGGTGAGGAGACTAGTGAGCTCATTATAGCAACACTAAAGGCGGAGAAGGAAGAACTAGAATCATCACTCAACAAGGAGAAATTGCAGTCTCTCCAGCTGAAGGAAGAACTAACCCAAGCTGAGACTCGAAACACGGATCTGTACAAG GAGCTCCAATCCATACGTGGTCAACTTGCTGCCGAGCAGTCGAGATGTTTCAAATTAGAG GTTGATGTTGCCGAGCTGCGACAGAAGCTTCAGACTATGGAAACACTACAAAAGGAACTCGAACTCCTGCAACGACAAAAAGCTGCATCCGAACAAGCTTCCTTGAATGCAAAGCAAAGGCAAGGGTCAGGTGGTGTATGGGGTTGGCTTGCAGGAAGCCCTCCACAAAACGCTGATGATGCCTGA
- the LOC105761036 gene encoding psbP domain-containing protein 7, chloroplastic isoform X3 produces MALQQYFQACKYVSRNKVYMTQSSNNRQGKSPAEEFAPLATTFRRRLLAGVGSASLVAVGANFGGLTSFLLGLVPESGRSLKLDVLYPIEGYSRRIENNEGFEFIYPASWVGDQRLLYRAAERLERSLDPLPTNSPKSGNRPRKNVNEPIVAYGPPGSSGELNVSVIVSPVPLDFSIETFGGPKEVGEVVVKTITGQRSDVKGTLIESTMREDPKMNVKYYELEFKVESPSFKRHNVAVCCARGDLK; encoded by the exons ATGGCATTGCAGCAGTATTTTCAGGCTTGTAAATACGTCTCCCGAAACAAAGTTTACATGACACAATCATCCAACAATAGGCAAGGAAAGTCCCCGGCGGAGGAATTCGCACCGCTAGCCACCACATTCAGGCGGCGCTTGCTTGCCGGAGTCGGTTCAGCTTCCCTTGTAGCTGTTGGTGCAAATTTTGGTGGCTTAACAAGTTTCCTCCTGGGGTTGGTACCTGAGAGTGGTCGAAGTTTGAAGCTGGACGTGCTTTATCCAATAGAAGGATACAGTCGTCGGATTGAAAACAATGAAGGATTTG AGTTCATATATCCGGCGAGTTGGGTTGGTGATCAAAGGTTGCTATATAGAGCAGCTGAGAGATTAGAGAGATCACTTGATCCACTGCCTACCAATAGTCCAAAATCCGGTAACCGTCCCCGGAAGAATGTGAACGAACCAATCGTTGCATATGGTCCGCCTGGTTCAAGCGGGGAGCTGAATGTTAGTGTCATTGTTTCACCAGTTCCCCTAGACTTCTC AATTGAAACATTTGGAGGGCCAAAAGAGGTGGGTGAAGTGGTGGTTAAAACGATAACTGGGCAACGCTCTGATGTGAAAGGAACATTGATAGAATCAACAATGAGAGAAGATCCTAAGATGAATGTGAAGTATTATGAGCTGGAATTCAAGGTTGAAAGTCCTTCATTCAAGCGTCATAACGTTGCCGTTTGTTGTGCTCGTGGAG ACTTGAAGTAA
- the LOC105761036 gene encoding psbP domain-containing protein 7, chloroplastic isoform X2, with protein sequence MALQQYFQACKYVSRNKVYMTQSSNNRQGKSPAEEFAPLATTFRRRLLAGVGSASLVAVGANFGGLTSFLLGLVPESGRSLKLDVLYPIEGYSRRIENNEGFEFIYPASWVGDQRLLYRAAERLERSLDPLPTNSPKSGNRPRKNVNEPIVAYGPPGSSGELNVSVIVSPVPLDFSIETFGGPKEVGEVVVKTITGQRSDVKGTLIESTMREDPKMNVKYYELEFKVESPSFKRHNVAVCCARGGKT encoded by the exons ATGGCATTGCAGCAGTATTTTCAGGCTTGTAAATACGTCTCCCGAAACAAAGTTTACATGACACAATCATCCAACAATAGGCAAGGAAAGTCCCCGGCGGAGGAATTCGCACCGCTAGCCACCACATTCAGGCGGCGCTTGCTTGCCGGAGTCGGTTCAGCTTCCCTTGTAGCTGTTGGTGCAAATTTTGGTGGCTTAACAAGTTTCCTCCTGGGGTTGGTACCTGAGAGTGGTCGAAGTTTGAAGCTGGACGTGCTTTATCCAATAGAAGGATACAGTCGTCGGATTGAAAACAATGAAGGATTTG AGTTCATATATCCGGCGAGTTGGGTTGGTGATCAAAGGTTGCTATATAGAGCAGCTGAGAGATTAGAGAGATCACTTGATCCACTGCCTACCAATAGTCCAAAATCCGGTAACCGTCCCCGGAAGAATGTGAACGAACCAATCGTTGCATATGGTCCGCCTGGTTCAAGCGGGGAGCTGAATGTTAGTGTCATTGTTTCACCAGTTCCCCTAGACTTCTC AATTGAAACATTTGGAGGGCCAAAAGAGGTGGGTGAAGTGGTGGTTAAAACGATAACTGGGCAACGCTCTGATGTGAAAGGAACATTGATAGAATCAACAATGAGAGAAGATCCTAAGATGAATGTGAAGTATTATGAGCTGGAATTCAAGGTTGAAAGTCCTTCATTCAAGCGTCATAACGTTGCCGTTTGTTGTGCTCGTGGAG GTAAGACTTGA
- the LOC105761036 gene encoding psbP domain-containing protein 7, chloroplastic isoform X1, with protein MALQQYFQACKYVSRNKVYMTQSSNNRQGKSPAEEFAPLATTFRRRLLAGVGSASLVAVGANFGGLTSFLLGLVPESGRSLKLDVLYPIEGYSRRIENNEGFEFIYPASWVGDQRLLYRAAERLERSLDPLPTNSPKSGNRPRKNVNEPIVAYGPPGSSGELNVSVIVSPVPLDFSIETFGGPKEVGEVVVKTITGQRSDVKGTLIESTMREDPKMNVKYYELEFKVESPSFKRHNVAVCCARGGRLFTLNAQAAESAWPELKLAFYRIANSFNLTS; from the exons ATGGCATTGCAGCAGTATTTTCAGGCTTGTAAATACGTCTCCCGAAACAAAGTTTACATGACACAATCATCCAACAATAGGCAAGGAAAGTCCCCGGCGGAGGAATTCGCACCGCTAGCCACCACATTCAGGCGGCGCTTGCTTGCCGGAGTCGGTTCAGCTTCCCTTGTAGCTGTTGGTGCAAATTTTGGTGGCTTAACAAGTTTCCTCCTGGGGTTGGTACCTGAGAGTGGTCGAAGTTTGAAGCTGGACGTGCTTTATCCAATAGAAGGATACAGTCGTCGGATTGAAAACAATGAAGGATTTG AGTTCATATATCCGGCGAGTTGGGTTGGTGATCAAAGGTTGCTATATAGAGCAGCTGAGAGATTAGAGAGATCACTTGATCCACTGCCTACCAATAGTCCAAAATCCGGTAACCGTCCCCGGAAGAATGTGAACGAACCAATCGTTGCATATGGTCCGCCTGGTTCAAGCGGGGAGCTGAATGTTAGTGTCATTGTTTCACCAGTTCCCCTAGACTTCTC AATTGAAACATTTGGAGGGCCAAAAGAGGTGGGTGAAGTGGTGGTTAAAACGATAACTGGGCAACGCTCTGATGTGAAAGGAACATTGATAGAATCAACAATGAGAGAAGATCCTAAGATGAATGTGAAGTATTATGAGCTGGAATTCAAGGTTGAAAGTCCTTCATTCAAGCGTCATAACGTTGCCGTTTGTTGTGCTCGTGGAGGTAGGCTATTCACCCTAAATGCACAAGCGGCAGAATCGGCATGGCCGGAGTTGAAGTTGGCATTTTATAGAATTGCTAACTCCTTTAATCTCACCTCTTGA
- the LOC105761035 gene encoding zinc finger protein GAI-ASSOCIATED FACTOR 1, whose product MSNITGDGGGSFSSETHHQEQQQVGNFHGGSNSLLSTNSNGGSTAPPPAKKKRNLPGTPDPNAEVIALSPKTLLATNRFVCEICNKGFQRDQNLQLHRRGHNLPWKLKQRTSTEIRKRVYVCPEPSCVHHNPARALGDLTGIKKHFCRKHGEKKWKCDKCSKKYAVQSDWKAHSKTCGTKEYKCDCGTIFSRRDSFITHRAFCDALTEENNKASRGLINVGSNLQGQVVAADQLISAIPVNNNPNTSAINISEPFSNDTKSSLQSLNLAAGTMFSNGSSSLFGGTKVTTVPNPSSTSCLQLNGNSSTLFEGNGGHLFSGSASMSATALLQKAAQMGATASTGSLNSPLMGKSYTTTSTMAPPSFVSMQTHDNNNNNNQTQTLGGADSTGFTSQSDFFNANGGVDQSSSVNNMGVMFSGIFEQNNAFFKSVESSTPRTTGLSGFSADTMTVDFLGIGGSRPRNLLEKQHHHHHHHPHQPQQDLEQFGGIGQARLQGLSHFQQPAVLEKPMWKV is encoded by the exons ATGTCAAATATCACAGGTGATGGAGGAGGGAGTTTCTCTTCAGAAACTCATCACCAAGAGCAACAACAAGTAGGAAACTTTCATGGCGGCTCAAACTCTTTGCTTTCAACTAACAGTAATGGCGGCTCCACTGCTCCTCCACCAgctaagaagaaaagaaaccttCCAGGAACTCCTG ATCCCAATGCAGAAGTGATTGCTTTATCACCAAAGACCCTTTTGGCCACAAACCGATTCGTGTGTGAAATATGCAACAAAGGGTTCCAAAGAGACCAAAACCTTCAACTCCATCGACGAGGCCATAACCTACCATGGAAGCTAAAGCAAAGAACCAGCACCGAGATCCGTAAAAGGGTTTACGTCTGCCCTGAACCATCATGCGTCCACCATAACCCAGCCCGAGCCCTAGGTGATCTCACCGGGATCAAGAAACATTTTTGTCGTAAACATGGTGAGAAGAAATGGAAATGCGATAAATGCTCCAAGAAATACGCTGTTCAATCTGATTGGAAAGCTCATTCAAAAACCTGTGGCACAAAGGAATATAAATGTGACTGTGGCACCATTTTCTCCAG AAGAGACAGTTTTATAACGCATAGGGCTTTTTGTGATGCCCTAACAGAAGAAAACAACAAAGCAAGCCGAGGACTTATAAACGTGGGATCAAATTTACAAGGCCAAGTTGTTGCTGCAGATCAGCTCATCTCTGCAATTCCCGTCAATAACAACCCCAACACGTCTGCCATCAATATATCTGAGCCGTTCAGCAATGACACTAAAAGCTCATTGCAGTCCTTAAACTTGGCGGCGGGAACCATGTTTTCAAACGGAAGCAGCAGCCTGTTTGGTGGAACAAAAGTCACCACTGTTCCTAATCCTTCCTCGACCTCTTGCTTGCAGCTGAACGGGAATTCATCGACGTTATTCGAAGGAAACGGTGGCCACCTTTTTTCTGGGTCAGCCTCCATGTCTGCCACTGCATTGTTACAGAAAGCAGCTCAAATGGGTGCAACTGCTAGCACGGGTAGTCTCAACTCTCCCTTGATGGGGAAAAGCTATACCACCACAAGTACCATGGCGCCACCATCGTTTGTTTCAATGCAAACccatgataataataacaataataatcaaaCACAAACACTAGGAGGGGCTGATAGTACTGGTTTTACCAGCCAGTCAGATTTTTTCAATGCAAATGGAGGGGTTGATCAAAGCTCAAGTGTTAACAACATGGGTGTGATGTTTTCAGGGATTTTCGAGCAAAACAATGCGTTTTTTAAGAGTGTAGAGAGCAGCACCCCAAGAACTACCGGTTTATCAGGTTTCAGTGCTGATACAATGACTGTGGATTTCTTGGGGATTGGGGGATCAAGACCAAGGAATCTACTGGAGAaacagcatcatcatcatcatcatcatcctcatcaACCGCAGCAAGATTTGGAGCAGTTTGGGGGAATTGGGCAAGCTAGACTGCAAGGCTTGAGCCATTTTCAACAACCTGCAGTGTTGGAGAAACCAATGtggaaagtttaa